Proteins encoded in a region of the Suricata suricatta isolate VVHF042 chromosome 10, meerkat_22Aug2017_6uvM2_HiC, whole genome shotgun sequence genome:
- the MB gene encoding myoglobin, protein MGLSDGEWQLVLNVWGKVETDLAGHGQEVLIRLFKGHPETLEKFDKFKHLKTEDEMKGSEDLKKHGNTVLTALGGILKKKGQHEAELKPLAQSHATKHKIPVKYLEFISDAIIQVLQSKHPGDFGADAQAAMKKALELFRNDIAAKYKELGFQG, encoded by the exons ATGGGACTCAGCGACGGGGAATGGCAGTTGGTGCTGAATGTCTGGGGGAAGGTGGAGACCGACCTCGCAGGTCACGGGCAGGAGGTCCTCATCAG GCTCTTCAAAGGCCACCCGGAGACCCTGGAGAAGTTCGACAAGTTCAAGCACCTGAAGACTGAGGATGAGATGAAGGGGTCCGAGGACCTGAAGAAGCATGGCAACACCGTGCTCACTGCCCTGGGGGGCATCCTCAAGAAGAAGGGCCAGCACGAGGCGGAGCTGAAGCCCCTGGCCCAGTCCCATGCCACCAAGCACAAGATCCCGGTCAAGTACTtggag TTCATCTCTGACGCCATCATCCAGGTTCTCCAGAGCAAACACCCCGGGGACTTCGGGGCTGATGCCCAGGCGGCCATGAAGAAGGCTCTGGAGCTGTTCCGGAATGACATCGCGGCCAAGTACAAGGAGCTGGGGTTCCAGGGCTAA